catctaaaaatgttaaaggagtaaatttaaagtgaaatattgtgaattttatataataaatttttttattcatattaattttattttttaaatatagtcgTAGAGGGCCGCATAAAAAATTTCGCTTAGAACCCCCTAAAATCTCAAGACCGGCCCTGCATAAATGTAGTTATGTGCCATCACATTTTGAGGCCGAGGAATCGAACGATGGAGGGAATTGTGTGAGGATTAAGCCATTGATGGAGCAAGAAATGAAGATGGAGTGGGATCTTTTCACCTCATATTTGATTCAAACCATTATGGGCATGCTGCAGAAGTGAGGTTTAGGCTGTACTCTGAATGTCTACACTGGTGCAATTTAATTAGGGacttttttaaaatcttaatttcaaTGAAAAGTTTGAACTGTTCCAAGTTAATTCTGATCAAGCAAAGTAGCCATCGATAGCATTGGTTGGCCACAAATGGCTTTGTGTTGTGTTGAAGAAGCAACATGTATAGGAACTTGGGAATTAAAGTATGTAGCTTTGTTTTTTGGCTTCGACATAAATCTTTcattaatttggtttaattgACTAGACCATGATTTGTACCAATGGGTTCTTGTcttaaattagttattaattGTATCACTAATCACTAAATACTTGGCTTTATTGGCAAAACATTTCAAGGGACTATCATTTACCCGCTGTCTGAGTATAAACAAATGTTAACCTTGTCGGTGACACTAAATTTTGAGCCTTGGCATGACCCTCTAAACCAATTCCACATTGGAGCAATTTATTTTCTTCGATCAACCATCTTTAAATAGCCAATTTTTTTTCCCGATAGCAACAACAAAATCGTCTTTCTTTTGATTAACTCGAGCCTATTTTTCCTTCATATACTCTATGAGTTACTACCAATTCTCTGTGTTACAACCAATCTTATATATCCATCTTGTCAAATTCTCACCTTGAATTCTTAGTCTACCTTTCAAAGGATACCCTAGTTAAGTCGAAGAGTTCGAGCAGGTGCCCCAGAGGAAAAAAGAACCCAAGGGGAATGACAGACTTACCATGCATGCACACCTAAATTCACATATACCTGATAATAAATCTGACAACGAAAGCAAAAACCACAACCTAAGCATGCATATCAAAACACAACTGGCCCACAGGGCTACAGGGTTTACATATATACAAGTTaatcaaaaactcaaaagatACAACAACCCTACCATACAACTCTGCCCCATGGTAAGGTTAACATAGACTGCCCTATACACCATCTACTCAAGTAGGTCTGACACTACTAGACCCACCCTCATCTCTACCcgtgcccttacctggaataaaaagaagcaagagtgaatcacaagactcagcaagcatatatgAAAGAAAGGCTAATAGGaataaagaagataaagaataaCCCACACCCAAGTACAAAACTCATGTAAAGCATGGTAACCAATCATATATGGAATAATAGGTATCAACCGCATAACAAAGATATGCACATACcagatcttggggcccaaataaaaatgcactagcacccaaATCAATATCATAAACCTACTGATGCCCTGAAAGCAAGTTGTACCTGTAACTCGGGCCAAAACTCGCTTGGGTGGGAGCGACCAACACCCGTAACTCAAGCCGAAGCTCGCTCGGCACTCTAGAACGTCCATGAACATAAACTTAGTTCGAATTACTCGACACCGTACAACTGTAATACTAGAACTGGCGTCAAGAACCATGTAAATGCATAACAAATAAGGGTGATGGCGTAGTAGGCTATAACATGATACAAAGTCCCCATAAGCCATGTATCATGTCAAGCCTCACTCATATAGGAAATCACATGCTAAATGAAATGCTCGTGTCAACCGAGATATTAAATAAACCTAGCATGTCCCTGTCCAAGCACACAAGTCACATGTAAGCCCCAAATATATAATCCCAAGCCCCTGCATCCAtttgaaatgacaaaataatggaataaaagaaaacacataCAAATACTCTTGACCACACATCAACAACCAGCACCTCTCTATAAGAACCTACCCCCACGGCATCTTAGCTTCATTCCGAACAATAAATCTGAAGGGTAACCAAACCTCTCAAGGCATACAACAAAGGACCCGTCATCTAGGAGCCATACAATCCCCTATCTCTCAAAAGCAATTTTAACAGCAGAAAGTGAATCAAGTGTGGCGGTGATGAAAACCCTCTCAAATCAAACAATGGAAGTTATTGAAGTGAAGAGAGGTGTAAAAACTTACATACGAAAGAAGAGAAGGGAAAGGAACTTGCAAAGAGGGATAAAGAGCTTGCCTGGAAATTCCAAGAActagatcttcttcttctcctttttcctcttcttctttcccatGCTTCGTCTCTTGGTCGAACACCTCTCTATAAATAATCCTTTCTTCTCTCAatactcgatatatatatatatacatataagaagcAAAGGAAAGTGGGGGGAAAATGTGTGGCAAGCTGGGAAGAAAAGCTCCCTAACATGTCTCTTGAAAAATCAAGGTTTAGGTCGAGAAAATGGCATGGGAATTGGTGACGATGGAAGACATCCGGATGTAATGCCTTGGTGATTGTGAGAGCCATCCGGATATGGAAAGGGGCATCCAAATGCAAGACACAACATTTAAGCCAACATGTGAGAATGGTATTCGGATGTGAAATGGGGCCATCCAAATGCTAGAAACATCAAGCAAAAAGGCATATCTGAATATCAAGAGGCCCATTCAAATGCAAGacacacaaaataattcatGTTATCCGGATGCTAAGCCCCTCATCCGAATATGAAaggcattaaattaaaaatagaggttctaaataaattcaacatatcttcgTATTCTGGGCATATCTCTCTCGTGCGAGCTCTGATTGAGATtattcaagatgctatggaatgaaaagagaaagatctacaactttcatgttttgagttttgagttttgagagattaggGCTGAATCATGGTCAAAATCAGGCTATAAGGGAAAAATCAAATTCCTAAAACATGGGGCATccgaatgtctttgctcatatCCGAATGCCACATCCGAATGtctctcctccccccccccccccatatcCAGATGTCACTCACAAAAAGTCAAAGAGAACATCTGAATATGCCTCTAGTCATTCGGATACAAGACTCAAAACCAAATGCACATCCGAATATATCTCATATGCCATCCAAATGTAAGACACAAGAGCCATGAGGCACATCCGAATACTACATATGCCATCCGAATAAGGCCCAAAACTCACACATCCAAATGCCTAAGTCCTCATTCGAATACCCTAGCCTATATTCGAATATCTGAGCTACAATTCTCACATACATTCGGACACAACACCAAAATCTAGCTTAATCACTTAGCTTACACACTTAATCATTATCCAACACAACCATACTCTAACCATTAATCATAACAAGATCAAATTAGCACCAACGcatgcccaaaaaaaaaaaaatcatacccGAGTCTCGATAACAGGTCGTTACACTTGAAGGTTCGAGAAAACTCAAAACGTCTGAACCCTAAGGTTCGGGAGAAATAAAATCTCCCATACCTTAGGGTTCAAGAAAACTCAAGAATTCGCAAAATCAAAAATCTCCAAATTCTCAAACCCTAGAGTTCGAGAGAAAGCAAACCTCCTGAACAGAAACAAACTTAGCAAAACCCGCGAAACTTTCAAACTCTATggtgcaagaaaaatcaaacctcGCGAACTTTAGATTTTGGGAGAAAGCAAAATTGGGTGAGTAAGTGGAAGAATATAGGGTAAAAATGGCTTTTCTCTTTAaggtattttagtcatattaAAATGTTGTTGAATGTTGCTATGGAGAGCAAAATGGGTTGTTgcatatagaattttccttaaaTTAATGATGGTTGTCGTcaagatataacaataaatttgttaCAGTGGAAGAGTGTTTTAAGTGTAGTCTCCAATCTAGAGAATAAGTCTCTCATTTATAGAGGGGGGAGACTAATAGGTGGAGGGAGAACCACAATACTTGATGAGCATTTCAGGCTCTCTTTTGGATTTGTAGGCAATGATATTGGAAATAGGATTAACTCTGTTCTTCATGGTCTCATATGAATAGTGTTAGGAGATGAGGTCTCTTAGGGTTTATAGTCTTCCGTAAGGGTTCCTCGTATGGTTGGAAGAGAGATTTCTAGATCTGAGTGGCTAAGTGAAGCATAATTTCTCAAGAGGGTCTTTCGAAGGCCTTGAGAAAAGCTCTCGTGTGAGATTTCGATAGGGTTTTTCAAAGGCTTCAAGAGAGGCTCTCGGGTGAGGTCAATCTCAGTCATTCAATCTTAATCACTTGGCTAATATCTCTTAGGTCTCTCAATCATCTGATGACTTCATGCACATATGATTTGTTTCTACGAATTATTTCCTCCAATAGTCTTTTGggcctttttctttcttgtgatTGAACTCACTTTTTTGGACACaacaatggtaaaaaaaaaaaaattaataattatcattttgttgtttgatttcaagtttaagttaaaaaataataaatatgtgtgtatatatatatattaaatatataacttGTGGGTCATTGAATTGCTTTTTGTTgcatttttggattgcaagaaATGTTTGGATGGCATATAGTTATTTAGTGGTGATATGGGCGACTGGTTCCTTTGAGACGATGCATTAGTTGTTTCCTTGAGTTTTGACTTCatgaatattatttaatatatattgatttagaaaaaaaaatattcaatatatattgattttattttttataatctttttatggtagcgtttattaaaatgagtaagataaaattatattaaaataagatttgaaTGTTTTATAGATCAAAATATGGAATGGCCAAAATAACATTGAGAAAcattgtaatacccaggaataatttgaggataaaaaatgatatttgataaagggcataaatggaattttggaaaaaaataaaactatagggtacactaacacagttttggacgatcgaattagtcggagggagtaccccgaaccctagatagccaaggaaaatggtatagtatcatcaagtaaaataaattatgatttttagtgatgaaagaaatgagatcggaaacaattttcggtacagcaaaaatacagctgccaattaggtcgtattaccgaattatTATAGACGATAtccgaaaaatcaatggagtgtgtctaggactaatatttgatgtatagaacaacccttaagtggtttcaagTTGAATCAAGCGGATTTGaagtcaaataaatcaatcgggcctaagtgtaattttctaaaattgtctGAAgaaggtcaaaacggtaattttttaaaagtttcaagagagaaatgagaaatactaatcttgagggtcttagtgaggaTACTAGAAAGATCAGGGGGTTGAGGGCAAGGgctaaaatgcaaaagaaaatttcatggGGGCCAAACTGTAATTTTCAGAAAAGCTGCACGcacatggcagatctggccgagattttggccagaaaatccttccatttggcagcctaggatcatcagggagtggcctagggagGTCTAtgaggcgtggggaagaagtTTTGGCCGGAGATCGGCCACGTGGAGGGTcatttttgcctataaataccgaGGGCTTTCGGCCGAGTTTGAAGCACAAATCGATCTCGATTTTGGATGATTTTCGAAGcttggatagagggcttttgatctCTGGGagtcaaggatcattttgggatcgttttgaggcattttggagTGGGTTTGGTAGCCGATCGAGCTCGGCCGAGGATTAGAGACGGACCGCCTTCCGCCACCTGCAACTGGCTATTTGGGCCGCTCTCTGGTGGCCTTTTGGCCTGATTTTTGTGGCATCGTGATCGACTATTCGAGAGATTTCGAACGGCACCGGTTTCATAGCCATCGAAGCAACCGGCGGCGGCCGGCTAGAGGTTGAAGACAGTGGCGCGTGACTACCACGTGCCAGCCCAAATTGTCCAGCCACTCACCCGTGTgtgaaggcgcgtgagggctcaggtaattttgtaaatttttttattattttaagaaaaataaattaggaattatggtggaggaaaattttgaaaaatgttggagaaaatggtcattttgtaattttcaaggtaaataaggcttatgaaaaatatgagGAGATAttggaaaattttcagaaaattctaggagttgggaaatatttatttatgaattgttgtgaagaaaaatcgaggaaaaatcttgagtaggcatttattagaatttttgaggaaaaatatagaggaaataggaagaaattatggaaaaattggaaaaaatagatattgatatggTTTTGAACAAAcgtgatgtctagggtatcgttgaagcTCGAGGTTGAACTATAAGAGCGTCGGGCATGAGAATCGGGGTCAGGCACCCAAATCGAggcaggcacgcaaatcgaggcgactCGCGCTCCTCAAGAAAAAGTTGAGTTGCAAGGTGAGTGGTTgtacccgaaaagactttaagtgacatgaatggtttattgtgagtgttcatccctatggcttggtttattgtgatggattgttcaaacggttatttacacatgtattaaatttcgtacggtaaattgcatacatcgaaatgttgattttaagctatgcatgttatgattttcgacattggcttgttttgtgtcgttcatgtgggacgtgggttggtaacctgtgacgtagcctagagtgacagcactcgggatgcgtacttaggattaatgctaggtgacccactttgGACGGGGTTGAgatggacttcaccctacgggacccaagtggcggggctgagagtagacaccaccccggttgttggctcaagtggcggggctgcgagtggacaccaccccaggttcctttgagcaatagcattaatgccgaggtgatgTCGATTCCGaagatagtgctgatgtgacacttttggggctagggttgcgttgggttttggaatgcttttgaattGGAGTGTAAAGCCTAaaaatgacaatggggtgattcccgggttcatatgtcaagattatccctcttaagcaggattgttttgccaatgggccgaagtggtcgtgtcgcctttaaagaaattgcattttccccgattagggttaagtgctatgtgggattctcttaggctggtgtatgtcgggatttatcgattttgtatatgattttcatatctgcatgaaaacgtttttgaactcccacttagatgattcagcgtctattttggactatatccctggaatattcaaacgttccaagtgaaagcagtggcgccaagggaaagaatgtcatcgagatgtagctgttatgtttagttttcgtaggttttgtctatgattacgatgtttagaggttatattttgatattttcatgtgaaacatcgatttggttattataaaggaattgtcggttatatatcattgaggtttcgatcttgcttccgctgatatgattgttaatacctgtcttagtttatttattattaaattttgatatgctaagaaggtacgatcgggattgacggaaaatgattatgatgaaggtatatgtatcgagagatttatgttgtgtgtttgatgttgaaaaaaatatatatatattcccgaaatctcgaggtaatgcacgttgtgggaaaacggggcattacaaacattttaatattttatcaaattgtttattAAAGTTTTTGAAATACACTAGATGacatatgtattattttttcttgtctGTAAAatccaagataaatttatctgggggatgagaaataaatttatctgaaaaatctcaaataaaaagtcacgtgacttcttttttaaatgtcagataaatttaataaatacaataaaaatcacttttgtttgtaatactttttatatttcattttttttcaatttatatcttgattagCAAATACTATATAAGAAAACAAATCTTACAATATAATAATCTTTGCATCCCCACGAGGGTAGACACTAGTTTATTTGCTAAATGAAActtcaattatataaatttatgaaatttaattaaattttatattttaaattattatgccGAACATGAAattgtatttataaattaattatatgtaaaatttaCAATGAGATCTTCTTCTAGCCTATATCTTAAGGCAGAAAGATAAGAATACGTTGGTTTCGTAAGTTAAAGGTCGTGGAtgtttttaaaaagtaaatttatgaAAGGTTTGTAACGTATTtggtaaaaaatattaaaaaattaattattaacaaaatCTCCTTGAAAGTGTTGGCAAAAGCCTAGAAAGACaaattttaaatcaatgttTTCTAAATATGAATTTAGGGTTTgatttgtataattatttaaaattatttttattaagaacaaaattgatattaataaaattaaaatggcgTTCGACAACATTAATATGACATCTATCGTAATTGATTAGAGCGATTTAAGTGTTGGGAGGCTGTGGCGATGGTGCTGTAGTATCGGTTTTCAATCCCACATCGGTTACTTAGTGGACAATCACTGAGCTTATAAGTGCGGTGGAGCTCTTGTCTTTTGAGGGCGAGCTCTGATCCGTGACTATAGGCTAATACTGATGCTTTGCATCAACATTTGGCGTCGTCTGTAAGAAATTCTAGATCTTGGCCGAACCACTCTCTATCACCCCTGAGATGATCTGCGCCCAAGACCGCCACCATACTTAGGGGGAGGTTGTGGCGGTGGTGCTGTAACACCGATTCTCAATCCCACATCGATTGCCCAGAGAGCAACCATTGAGCTTATAAGTATGGTAGAGCTCTTGTCTCTTGAGAGCGAGTGTTGATTCATGGTTGTAGGCTGATGCTAATGCTTTgcataaagtataaaaatataataatttatttaatatttttaaaatatgctAACAATGTTGCCCCAagtttaaaattacaagaatttaattgatgatgtttaaaatataatgattaaattaaatttaagactaaaatataataatttattaaatactttTGAAATGAATTCCAGGGTTTGAAATTCATTCAGCCCAAACATGGTGTTAATTGAACCAATTTGCAGAAATAAAGCTCGTACAAGAATACAAGATTGTGACTGTCGCACTAAAAAGGGCAGCCAAGATTAGATTTTGAAGTAAAGCACACAGAAATCATGGCGATCAGGTTGGATCCATCTGTGATTTTGAACAAAAGCCTAAACCCAGAATACTGCAACTTCAACTCCTCGTTCGCTGCCTGTCGATAGAGCCATAGATGGAAGTATTATCACTACAATCGGAAACCTCTGGATTGGAATTTGGAAGCGTAATTTGTGCTCATTAACTGACATTGTCagtgcccctctctctctcttgcgtCCGacgaaggggagagagagaatttgcaGCAGGGGAACGCGAAGCGACTCCATCGGAGGAGGTGGGTTTCTCTTCATCTTTCAGGTTTGAATTTCTGTGTTCCTCTGATTCTGGGTCTGTAAATTTGGTTTGCTTATAATTTGATTCCTCTGCTTGTCTTTGATCGGGGTTCCAGAGTGGACTGCAATTTTGGTTTTGTGTTGTTTGATCGGCGTTCGTTGAATGAAACAGGGAATTTTGTGCTTGCcctatttttgtttgttgatggaAATTGCGTGAAGGGACAGATTTGTTTACGTTATTACGTGCTATTTATGCTGATCGAACGATGCAAATGTGGTTATATAAACCTATGAGAAATTTTTGTGTTAGGTTCAGTAGAATTAAGggtttcttttatttctttcttttgcgaTACCTGAATTTTTCTCTGCTTCCAAACAAGGGTTTTGCTTCAAACTTTAATTATAATCAACTGGTATGTCTTATTTATGTTATTCTATgtaacattgaaaaactcacTAGAACAAGGAGGGGTTTTCCTGTTAGGTTTCAGTGGGATTGAGggttttcttctctctttttccttttggctGTCTGAAATTCCTTCTAGCGGAGTAGTATTTTCTATTATCCATAATCTTTCTCCGTAACATAACAGATGTTTAGGATAGGTAATGCGTAGACTTGCTGCAATTTTCAGTTGTTGTTATGGCAATGGAAAGGCCATGAGCTTATTCAAGGGgggttcttttttatttgtctctttttatgtttttctatCTTTAGGAAAATCAGCTGAAAACTACCAATGGACAGTGTTTTGGGGCAAGATTTCATTAGTGATCTGCCTCAAAGTATTATAGAAACCATCCTAACAAAGCTTCCAGTGAGGGATGCGGTGAGAACAAGCATTTTATCAAGTAGATGGAGGTATAAATGGGCTAACATTACTGAAGTTGAATTTGATGACAAGTGTGTGGTCGTTTCTAATGACAAAGGGTATGTTGAGGACAATCTTGTGAAATTTATCACCCGATTTCTTTTCCTTCATGATGGACCAATTCACAAGTTCAGTTTGTCCAGTACATACTTGCAATGTTCTCCCGATATAGATCAATGGTTACTTTTTCTATCGAGAAAGGATGTTAAAGAATTGGTTCTTGAATTAGGAGATGGTGAGTGGTTTAGGGCTCCTTCATGTCTTTTCTCTTTCCGGAAACTGACTCGTCTGGATCTTATTCGATGTGAATTGGACCCTCCTCCAAGTTTCAAAGGATTCCCATGCTTGAAGTACCTGAATCTTCAACAAGTTCTGGTTGCCCCTGACGTCCTCGAAAGTCTTATATCAAGTTGCCCTCTTTTGGAGAGTCTAACACTGTCCTACTTCGATAGTTTAGTTCTCTCCATCCATGCTCCAAATCTGAAATACTTATCTTTGGAAGGTGAATTCAAAGACATATGTCTTGAAAATACCCCACTTTTACTTGCCATATCTGTTGCCATGTACATGACTGATGATATTGGGGAGCTTTTTGAGCAAAGTTCAAGTTGCAATTTTGACAAGTTCCTTGGTGGTGTACCACAGCTTGAGAGACTCACCGGGCATATCTACTTCACCAAGGTAAGATGTTACTGCATTTATTTGTGTTTGTTTGGTTAGGATATTGGGAAATCAGTTTCTCCCTCTGATCTTTCTTACATCAAGGCTTGCTTGAAGTATTTGAGTATAGGTAATGATCTGGGAAAACTTCCAATTACATATCACCACCTAAAGATCATTGAACTGTATCAAGTGAGTTTCGATGACATGAAAGAGATACTGGTCATTCTTCGTCTGATTATGAACTCCCCTTGTCTACAAGAACTTCAAATCTCGGTCAGTAACTCTAAAAGCTTATTAAAGATatatgttttgtgttttgaaatgTTTCTACTTTTATGTTTTCTGCAATATTTACATACACCCT
The sequence above is a segment of the Diospyros lotus cultivar Yz01 chromosome 7, ASM1463336v1, whole genome shotgun sequence genome. Coding sequences within it:
- the LOC127806961 gene encoding F-box/FBD/LRR-repeat protein At1g13570, which produces MDSVLGQDFISDLPQSIIETILTKLPVRDAVRTSILSSRWRYKWANITEVEFDDKCVVVSNDKGYVEDNLVKFITRFLFLHDGPIHKFSLSSTYLQCSPDIDQWLLFLSRKDVKELVLELGDGEWFRAPSCLFSFRKLTRLDLIRCELDPPPSFKGFPCLKYLNLQQVLVAPDVLESLISSCPLLESLTLSYFDSLVLSIHAPNLKYLSLEGEFKDICLENTPLLLAISVAMYMTDDIGELFEQSSSCNFDKFLGGVPQLERLTGHIYFTKYLSIGNDLGKLPITYHHLKIIELYQVSFDDMKEILVILRLIMNSPCLQELQISDSSNLSVALEPPDLGFWEEESPCDHKFRLLKTVKITDMSGVPHEMEFIKFLLESSPVLETMNIVPSVNATDGKFNTLVELLRFRRASAQAEIIFFQD